A window of the Flavobacterium sangjuense genome harbors these coding sequences:
- a CDS encoding T9SS type B sorting domain-containing protein — MKTITFIYKSLLLIVVLFPFQGFAQNLIVNGDFQGGVSGFNIPGSGYTQITMPFSGTTVQGNFAITTNPQPMNTAFFIAGGDHTSGSGNMMVIDGNNVGGQQVFWQCVNAGGGICGLTVGSTYTFSYWIKSVSTTTTNAATQADIGVQIVNAGTINLISGNTLAPLPASGWQQVVYTFVPTNNCVFIKLYNNNLNAVGNDFAIDDMVVLPPVSPLTISHSSTNPVCTGNNNGSIVGYAYGGTIPYTFSLTGTSTANNTTGIFNGLAPGTYAISVTDNAGITVGQSNIVLTVQSGTLTTSSNTNICRGIPTTLSVSGGSSGYNWTASPADSTLTTPTSSNPTVSPTLTTTYTVSSTRTSNVDLITNGSFTNGNAGFYTDYIYYNPTNVNSLQRAYGVASNSNVWESGFTACVDHTTGTGQMMVVDGSNLNGGNDLVWGQNVAVLPGQNYTLSFWVQSVVGTSPAVIRVVINGVQLGTLIAGPTCTWINFSQTWNSGAATSAQIQLFDTNQAADGNDFALDDITFTTNIICNVSASVQIGVNVCTATVCPTPVVSVTQQPTCAVPTGTITFTSPLNPCALTQPTDLFISEVTDESTGALSYIEIFNGTGTPKNLANYKLKIYNNGNPGPSLNCDFPLSGTLNSGEVYVVSVGTVVNAGGVVPDLVVAICPGFNTNDNVRLTTIADVEIDLWGRTDGVDFTPGNQSGYTYRRNVCAPHPSLAWTPADWAALDPQDYTDVGNYQMAIYEYSVNGTTYQSSPTFTGLAPNTYNVTIRDLISGCSSTPIGLTINPITAVGPPTVSPITYCQNAAAVPLTATPSAGGTLNWYGTNATGGTASGTAPTPSTTGAPGSVVHYYVSQTVGGCESTRADIAVTIGNPPNAAPFLFCTVLSPTSLYFDFNNVGNLTVNYSYTIDGGPPITGTYNPFVLPFSNYTVSGLTQGQVVVFTLTWNGICTPPLTTTCSTPCTTTPVLTITNPAAVCSPGTVNITAPAVTAGSTGGGTLSYWTDAAATSGMTLAQASAIATSGTYYIKSSLGNCSDIEPVTVTITTPPVLVITNPAAVCAPNTVDISLPAVTAGSTGGGTLSYWINAAATTALANYTAILSSGTFYIKSTVGSCSDIEPVTVVVNPTPVLVITNPAAVCSPGTVDITSAAVTAGSLGAGTLSYWTDAAATSGLTLAQASAIATSGTYYIKSTIGACSDIRPVVVTINPTPSLTITNPAAVCSPNTVNITLPAVTAGSTGGGTLSYWTDAAATSGMTIAQASAIATSGTYYIKSTTAGNCSDIKPVTVTINPTPVLSITNPAAVCSPNMVNITLPAVTAGSTGGGTLSYWTDAAATSGLTLAQASAIATSGTYYIKSLLGGCSDINPVVVTINPTPSLTITNPAAVCSPNTVNITLPAVTAGSTGGGTLSYWTDAAATSGMTIAQASAIATSGTYYIKSTTAGNCSDIKPVTVTINPTPVLSITNPAAVCSPGTVDITTAAVTAGSTGGGILSYWTNAAATTALTNTTTIATSGTYYIKSTLGSCSDIEPVIVTVNNPNLIITNPLAVCAPATVDITLPAVTAGSTGGGILSYWTDAAATTGMTIAQASAINVSGTYYIKSTVGTCFDIEAVVVTITANFVVNNPLPLQRCDPNNDGFETFDLTQTINSITGGNPGYNVSFHETNVDANTGATAILTPASYDNINPFLQTIYVRVASNTSTCYRVVTLQLIINPTPVATEPDDYELCDYTGAAGYETFDLTSTISDILGTINPLTHTITFYTTQAAAELGTGNITNPTSYTNGTINTQTIYVRVETTATGCYDIVTLQLIVNPLPNATQPNYPQYSLCDTTGLVGFETFDLASQVNAILLGQTGMAVTFYPSLGEAQSNSNAITNLQYTNAVIYVQTLGVRITNTDTDCYVISTIDIRVEPLPVLIPPTQPYTICDDNQDGYSCGFDLSSLEANLLGSAPGSANYTLSFYETLADAISENVITAIDTTVPYCTINPFVQILYVRAEDNITHCYSILPIELNADPSPIAPVNLDPITVCDQDSSPQSASTLVDLTQATAAVLAQQTGAPSDYTVEYYTSQPLAEQGTLPIVNDTGYDVSDGTTIWVRVEHNTTGCYNVGSFQIEINTPLLLTTPTPLSVCDADDVPNDQLYVFDLTIKNTEINQATGYTVTYYPSLLDAQNDTNVITTPTAYLIQNPPVQTLGVVVTTADGCTSITTLDIRVLSIPTPNRNPTPLAPKCDDNNPGDMMEVFDLTVNEAYIGNGDPNLTFHYFATRDNAVDNVSELIPATAALVGDNVWIRVENNRVDYQGENCYVIVEQALTVNPLPIVVQPLAPYRACDDNADGIAVFDLTNPDLAEAILGPTQLPADYAISYHPSQAAATAGTPTLPNSYTNVTPNAQDIYVRVVNNATSCVNTGVLPLVVEAYARAVGPQQFNECDNDGNPYDGVGLVDLTSYAADILDGQDAAIFIVSYYTSLANAVAGTNALTLAQAQAYQTDADTDTIWVKVENSSNLITPVCYAITTIDIKVERYPNPVINTANNVTTICVDFITNQVVRPLTLNSGVVNPNNYTYEWFEDASTTPIPGATGPTYTVDTPAVAGATREYTVRVTSASPLACQTTSASFPVIQSGQAVIAAGTVGYTVTGAFSSSQIITVTVEGYGAPDYQYSLDDGPRQDSNVFEGVSMGTHIIHVWDAKGDIAYSCEELIINEVYIIDYPHYFTPNGDGIHDTWNVVGLDESAKIFIFDRYGKLLKQISPTGQGWNGTYNGHLLPSDDYWFTVDFVEGGVMKQFKSHFAMKR; from the coding sequence ATGAAGACAATTACTTTTATATATAAATCATTATTACTGATAGTGGTATTATTTCCTTTTCAAGGGTTTGCCCAGAATTTAATAGTTAATGGTGATTTTCAAGGAGGAGTTAGTGGTTTTAATATACCTGGTTCAGGATATACCCAAATTACTATGCCATTTTCCGGAACAACTGTTCAGGGTAATTTTGCCATTACAACAAATCCACAACCAATGAATACTGCTTTTTTTATTGCAGGAGGTGATCATACATCAGGTTCTGGAAATATGATGGTTATTGATGGTAATAATGTCGGAGGTCAACAGGTTTTTTGGCAATGTGTTAATGCCGGCGGAGGAATATGTGGACTTACTGTTGGAAGCACTTATACTTTTAGTTATTGGATAAAATCTGTATCAACTACTACAACGAATGCCGCCACTCAGGCAGATATTGGTGTTCAAATTGTTAATGCCGGTACAATAAATTTAATTTCCGGAAATACTTTGGCTCCTTTACCCGCTTCGGGATGGCAGCAAGTGGTTTATACTTTTGTACCAACTAATAATTGTGTTTTTATTAAGCTCTATAATAATAATTTAAATGCTGTAGGGAATGATTTTGCTATTGATGACATGGTGGTACTACCTCCTGTATCACCGTTAACTATTAGCCATTCTTCTACCAATCCGGTATGTACCGGTAATAATAACGGAAGTATTGTGGGTTATGCTTATGGAGGAACTATTCCTTATACTTTTTCATTAACAGGTACTTCTACAGCTAATAATACAACAGGGATTTTTAATGGACTTGCACCAGGGACTTACGCCATATCTGTAACGGATAATGCGGGAATTACAGTTGGACAATCAAACATAGTTTTAACCGTTCAGAGTGGTACATTAACTACGAGTTCAAATACAAATATTTGTAGAGGAATCCCAACAACTTTGAGCGTCAGCGGAGGCTCTAGTGGTTATAACTGGACAGCATCGCCAGCAGATTCAACTTTAACAACACCAACCAGTTCTAATCCAACTGTAAGTCCAACACTAACTACAACATATACGGTTAGTTCTACCAGAACAAGTAATGTTGACCTCATCACTAATGGAAGTTTTACAAATGGTAATGCCGGTTTTTATACAGATTATATCTATTATAATCCAACCAATGTCAATAGTCTTCAAAGGGCATATGGTGTAGCTTCTAATTCAAATGTATGGGAGTCTGGTTTCACAGCATGCGTAGATCACACAACAGGAACCGGACAAATGATGGTAGTGGATGGTTCTAATTTAAATGGCGGAAATGATTTGGTTTGGGGTCAAAATGTTGCGGTACTTCCAGGACAAAATTATACATTAAGCTTCTGGGTTCAATCCGTAGTGGGTACAAGTCCAGCTGTGATAAGGGTTGTTATTAATGGGGTTCAATTGGGAACTTTAATAGCAGGACCAACCTGTACTTGGATAAATTTTAGTCAAACCTGGAATTCCGGAGCAGCAACTTCGGCACAAATTCAATTGTTTGATACAAATCAGGCAGCCGACGGAAATGATTTTGCTTTAGACGATATCACTTTCACTACAAATATCATTTGTAATGTGTCAGCAAGTGTACAAATTGGTGTTAACGTCTGTACAGCCACTGTTTGTCCAACACCTGTAGTTAGTGTTACACAGCAACCAACTTGCGCTGTTCCGACAGGAACTATAACATTTACAAGTCCGTTGAATCCATGTGCGTTGACACAACCAACAGATCTTTTTATTTCTGAGGTTACAGATGAAAGTACAGGAGCACTATCTTATATTGAAATTTTTAATGGAACAGGTACACCAAAAAACTTAGCCAATTACAAACTTAAAATTTATAACAATGGAAATCCAGGACCTTCTCTTAACTGTGACTTTCCGCTATCAGGAACTTTAAATAGCGGTGAAGTTTATGTAGTTTCGGTTGGTACGGTGGTCAATGCTGGAGGTGTTGTACCCGATTTGGTAGTTGCAATATGTCCTGGTTTTAATACAAATGACAATGTTCGATTAACAACAATCGCGGATGTAGAGATTGATTTATGGGGAAGAACAGATGGTGTCGACTTTACTCCGGGAAATCAATCGGGTTATACTTACAGAAGAAATGTTTGTGCACCACATCCAAGTTTAGCATGGACCCCGGCTGATTGGGCAGCATTAGACCCTCAGGATTATACCGATGTGGGAAATTATCAAATGGCTATTTATGAATACAGCGTAAACGGAACAACTTATCAGTCTAGCCCAACTTTTACAGGTTTGGCACCAAATACTTATAATGTAACGATTAGAGATTTGATTTCTGGCTGCAGTTCAACACCAATTGGATTAACAATTAACCCGATAACGGCTGTTGGACCTCCAACGGTTAGTCCAATAACATATTGTCAAAATGCAGCAGCAGTTCCTTTGACTGCAACACCTAGCGCAGGTGGGACTTTAAATTGGTACGGAACTAATGCTACCGGAGGAACTGCTTCGGGAACAGCACCAACTCCTTCAACAACAGGAGCACCAGGTTCCGTTGTCCATTATTATGTAAGTCAAACTGTTGGTGGATGCGAAAGTACAAGAGCTGATATTGCGGTAACAATCGGGAATCCTCCTAATGCCGCACCATTTTTATTTTGTACCGTTCTAAGTCCTACTTCTTTATATTTTGATTTTAATAATGTTGGAAATTTAACTGTTAATTATAGTTATACAATTGATGGTGGACCTCCTATCACAGGGACTTATAATCCATTTGTTCTTCCGTTTTCTAATTATACTGTATCAGGGCTTACACAAGGACAGGTTGTTGTTTTTACACTAACTTGGAATGGAATATGTACACCACCATTAACAACAACATGTAGTACTCCATGTACTACAACTCCAGTATTAACTATTACAAACCCGGCAGCAGTTTGTTCTCCGGGGACAGTTAATATTACTGCACCTGCTGTAACCGCAGGAAGTACAGGAGGAGGGACATTAAGTTATTGGACAGATGCAGCAGCTACGTCGGGGATGACACTTGCTCAAGCGAGTGCTATTGCTACAAGCGGAACTTATTATATTAAAAGCTCACTTGGAAATTGCAGTGATATTGAACCGGTTACTGTAACTATAACTACTCCACCTGTTTTAGTGATTACTAATCCGGCTGCAGTTTGTGCGCCAAACACAGTTGACATTAGTTTACCGGCGGTAACGGCTGGAAGTACAGGAGGAGGAACGTTAAGTTATTGGATTAATGCGGCAGCAACAACAGCATTAGCAAACTACACTGCAATTCTTTCAAGCGGAACGTTTTATATTAAAAGTACAGTTGGAAGTTGTTCGGATATTGAGCCAGTAACGGTAGTAGTAAATCCAACACCGGTTTTGGTCATAACTAATCCGGCTGCTGTTTGTTCTCCTGGTACGGTTGATATTACTTCAGCCGCTGTCACAGCGGGAAGCTTAGGAGCAGGAACCTTAAGTTATTGGACAGATGCAGCAGCTACGTCAGGACTAACATTAGCTCAGGCAAGTGCAATTGCAACAAGCGGTACCTATTATATTAAAAGCACAATTGGAGCCTGTTCAGATATAAGACCTGTAGTAGTAACAATTAATCCAACTCCATCATTAACCATTACGAATCCGGCGGCAGTTTGTTCGCCAAATACGGTTAACATTACTTTACCAGCAGTCACAGCAGGAAGCACGGGAGGAGGAACTTTGAGTTATTGGACAGATGCAGCGGCTACATCAGGAATGACAATTGCCCAGGCCAGTGCAATTGCAACAAGCGGAACCTATTATATAAAGAGCACAACAGCTGGAAATTGTTCAGATATTAAACCGGTTACTGTTACTATTAACCCAACTCCGGTTTTAAGTATAACCAATCCAGCGGCAGTTTGCTCGCCAAATATGGTTAACATTACCTTGCCAGCTGTAACCGCTGGAAGTACAGGAGGAGGAACCTTAAGTTATTGGACTGATGCTGCAGCTACGTCAGGACTAACATTAGCTCAGGCAAGTGCAATTGCAACAAGTGGAACATACTATATTAAAAGTTTGTTAGGAGGTTGTTCAGACATTAATCCTGTAGTGGTTACTATTAACCCTACACCGTCATTAACGATAACAAATCCGGCGGCAGTTTGTTCGCCAAATACGGTTAACATTACCTTACCTGCAGTCACAGCAGGAAGCACAGGAGGAGGAACTTTGAGTTATTGGACAGATGCAGCGGCTACATCAGGAATGACAATTGCCCAGGCCAGTGCAATTGCAACAAGCGGAACCTATTATATAAAGAGCACAACAGCTGGAAATTGTTCAGATATTAAACCGGTTACTGTTACTATTAACCCAACTCCGGTTTTAAGCATAACCAATCCAGCGGCAGTTTGCTCGCCTGGCACTGTAGATATAACTACAGCTGCTGTAACAGCGGGAAGTACAGGAGGAGGAATCTTAAGCTATTGGACAAATGCAGCTGCTACAACTGCATTGACAAATACAACTACTATTGCAACTAGCGGAACATATTATATTAAAAGCACACTTGGAAGTTGTTCTGATATTGAACCTGTTATAGTTACTGTTAACAATCCTAATTTAATAATTACAAACCCATTAGCAGTATGTGCTCCGGCGACAGTTGATATAACACTGCCAGCAGTTACGGCAGGAAGTACAGGTGGTGGAATATTGAGCTATTGGACTGATGCAGCAGCCACAACAGGCATGACTATTGCCCAAGCAAGTGCAATCAATGTAAGTGGTACTTATTATATCAAAAGTACAGTTGGAACTTGTTTTGACATTGAAGCTGTTGTAGTAACTATCACTGCTAATTTTGTTGTAAATAATCCGTTGCCATTGCAACGATGTGATCCAAACAATGATGGGTTTGAAACATTTGATTTGACACAAACTATAAATAGTATTACAGGTGGAAATCCTGGCTATAATGTTAGTTTCCATGAAACTAATGTCGATGCAAATACTGGTGCAACAGCTATCCTGACTCCCGCAAGTTACGATAATATTAATCCTTTTTTGCAAACAATTTATGTAAGAGTAGCTTCCAATACGTCTACATGTTATCGGGTTGTTACTTTACAATTAATAATCAACCCAACTCCGGTTGCTACCGAGCCTGATGATTATGAACTATGTGATTATACCGGAGCAGCAGGTTATGAGACATTTGATTTAACAAGCACCATTTCTGATATACTGGGTACTATAAATCCACTTACCCACACGATAACTTTTTACACCACTCAGGCAGCAGCAGAATTGGGTACAGGTAACATCACTAATCCGACGAGTTATACCAATGGTACCATTAATACCCAGACGATTTATGTCAGAGTAGAAACTACGGCTACAGGTTGTTATGATATTGTCACTTTGCAGTTAATTGTAAATCCGTTACCGAATGCTACCCAGCCAAACTATCCGCAGTATTCACTTTGTGATACGACTGGTTTAGTGGGCTTTGAGACCTTTGATTTAGCCTCACAGGTGAATGCTATATTATTGGGACAAACCGGTATGGCTGTTACTTTTTATCCTAGTTTAGGCGAGGCACAATCAAACAGTAATGCCATTACCAATTTACAATACACTAACGCTGTAATTTACGTTCAGACCTTAGGTGTCCGTATAACGAATACTGACACAGACTGTTATGTAATCTCTACGATAGATATCAGAGTGGAACCATTGCCAGTATTGATTCCACCAACACAGCCTTACACAATTTGTGATGACAATCAGGATGGGTATAGCTGTGGCTTTGACTTATCGAGTTTAGAGGCAAATTTGTTAGGAAGCGCACCAGGTTCGGCTAATTATACCCTGAGCTTCTACGAAACATTAGCAGATGCTATCTCAGAAAATGTTATTACCGCAATTGATACTACAGTACCTTATTGCACTATCAATCCATTTGTACAAATATTGTATGTTAGAGCTGAGGATAATATTACGCATTGCTATAGCATTCTTCCAATAGAGTTAAATGCTGATCCAAGTCCGATTGCTCCGGTAAATCTGGACCCAATAACGGTATGTGATCAGGACAGTAGTCCACAAAGCGCAAGTACGCTTGTAGATTTAACCCAGGCAACAGCCGCTGTTTTAGCCCAACAAACCGGAGCCCCGTCTGATTATACTGTGGAGTATTACACCTCACAACCATTAGCAGAGCAAGGTACTTTACCAATTGTAAATGATACCGGCTATGATGTTAGTGATGGCACAACGATATGGGTTAGAGTTGAGCATAATACGACTGGTTGTTATAATGTTGGTTCGTTCCAAATAGAGATTAATACTCCGTTATTACTCACTACACCAACACCGCTGAGTGTTTGTGATGCCGATGACGTTCCAAATGATCAGTTGTATGTATTTGATTTAACCATAAAAAATACCGAGATCAACCAGGCTACAGGGTATACGGTAACGTATTATCCAAGTTTATTGGATGCTCAGAATGATACCAATGTTATCACTACACCAACTGCTTATTTAATCCAGAATCCACCAGTACAAACACTTGGAGTAGTAGTCACGACAGCGGATGGATGTACAAGCATCACAACTTTAGATATCAGAGTGTTGTCAATACCAACACCAAATAGAAATCCAACACCACTGGCACCGAAATGTGATGACAACAATCCGGGCGACATGATGGAGGTGTTTGATTTAACGGTTAATGAGGCGTATATAGGAAACGGAGACCCGAATCTGACGTTCCATTATTTTGCAACGCGGGACAATGCCGTTGACAACGTAAGCGAATTAATTCCGGCCACAGCAGCTTTAGTAGGCGACAATGTTTGGATTAGAGTAGAGAACAACAGGGTAGACTACCAAGGTGAGAACTGTTATGTAATAGTAGAACAAGCATTAACGGTAAATCCATTACCGATTGTTGTTCAGCCACTGGCACCATACAGAGCATGTGATGATAATGCTGATGGCATCGCTGTATTTGATTTGACTAATCCTGATTTGGCTGAGGCGATATTAGGCCCTACTCAATTACCGGCAGATTATGCCATTAGTTATCACCCATCGCAGGCAGCAGCCACAGCAGGGACTCCGACACTACCGAACAGTTATACCAATGTAACTCCGAATGCTCAGGATATTTACGTCAGAGTGGTTAACAATGCTACAAGTTGTGTTAACACAGGAGTGCTGCCACTTGTAGTAGAGGCGTATGCCAGAGCTGTAGGTCCACAGCAGTTTAACGAATGTGATAATGACGGTAATCCGTATGATGGGGTTGGCCTTGTTGATTTAACGAGTTATGCAGCGGATATATTAGACGGACAGGATGCTGCTATATTTATAGTTAGTTATTACACCAGCTTAGCCAATGCAGTAGCAGGAACCAATGCCTTGACTTTGGCACAGGCACAGGCGTATCAAACCGATGCGGATACCGATACGATTTGGGTTAAGGTAGAGAACAGCAGCAATCTGATTACTCCGGTATGTTATGCTATCACTACAATAGATATTAAAGTGGAGCGTTATCCAAATCCGGTTATAAATACAGCAAATAATGTAACGACTATCTGTGTTGACTTTATTACGAATCAGGTGGTAAGACCACTTACGCTGAACAGTGGTGTTGTGAATCCAAACAACTATACTTATGAATGGTTTGAAGATGCATCTACGACACCAATACCGGGAGCAACGGGACCAACATATACCGTTGACACACCGGCAGTAGCAGGAGCCACCAGAGAGTATACGGTAAGGGTAACCAGTGCCAGTCCACTGGCATGCCAGACTACATCGGCATCTTTCCCTGTGATACAATCAGGGCAGGCAGTTATAGCGGCAGGAACAGTAGGATACACGGTAACGGGCGCCTTTAGTTCGTCACAAATTATTACTGTGACTGTAGAAGGTTATGGCGCACCGGATTATCAGTACAGTTTGGATGACGGACCGAGACAGGATAGCAATGTGTTTGAAGGTGTCAGCATGGGCACACACATCATCCATGTTTGGGATGCCAAAGGTGACATAGCATACAGTTGTGAGGAGTTAATTATAAACGAGGTTTATATCATTGATTATCCTCATTACTTTACTCCGAATGGCGATGGAATCCATGATACATGGAATGTTGTTGGATTGGATGAATCTGCAAAAATCTTCATTTTTGACCGTTATGGCAAACTGCTCAAACAAATCAGTCCAACAGGACAAGGTTGGAATGGAACGTATAACGGGCATCTGTTACCATCGGATGATTACTGGTTTACGGTTGATTTTGTGGAAGGCGGCGTGATGAAACAATTTAAGTCACACTTCGCTATGAAACGATAG
- a CDS encoding SDR family oxidoreductase → MKILLTGANGYVGRRLLPELLAQGHEVVCCVRDKMRMGFDSQILSLVTIWEVDFLDDIHFDICPLDIDIAYFLIHSMSSSTAAFDVMEAKTAQNFNQYSEYMKVKQVIYLSGIVNDPNLSKHMLSRNSVEKILSQGKPNLTVLKAGIIVGSGSSSFEIIRDLCEKLPVMITPKWVLTKTQPIAIRDVIQYLLGVQNRVDCFNQSFDIGGPNVITYKQMMQLYAKTRNIKLGIITVPIMTPKLSSYWLYFVTSTSYKLAINLVDSMKVEVICKDNRLQKMLDIKPISYIDAIKLAFEKIEQNLVISSWKDSLVSSRFKKSLSHYIQVPNFGCLKDSKSIKITNPDQVLQNIWSIGGDKGWYYGDWMWQLRGSIDKLLGGVGLRRGRTSTSDLYNGDSLDFWRVLLADKENKRLLLFAEMKVPGEAWLEFRIDENNVLHQIATFRPRGIFGRLYWYSMLPFHFFIFNGMIKKIAASN, encoded by the coding sequence ATGAAAATTCTTTTAACAGGAGCAAATGGTTATGTAGGCAGAAGGTTATTACCCGAATTACTGGCGCAAGGACATGAAGTGGTTTGTTGTGTTCGCGATAAAATGCGTATGGGATTTGACTCGCAAATACTGTCTTTAGTCACGATTTGGGAAGTTGATTTTTTAGATGATATTCATTTTGACATCTGTCCGCTTGATATTGATATTGCCTATTTTTTAATTCATTCAATGTCCAGTTCTACAGCTGCTTTTGATGTTATGGAAGCCAAAACCGCTCAAAACTTCAATCAATATTCAGAATATATGAAGGTCAAACAAGTCATCTATTTAAGCGGTATTGTCAATGATCCAAATTTATCCAAACACATGCTTTCGAGAAATAGTGTTGAAAAAATATTGTCTCAAGGAAAACCAAATTTAACGGTTTTAAAAGCCGGAATTATTGTAGGCTCAGGAAGCTCTTCATTCGAAATAATTCGGGATTTATGTGAAAAATTACCTGTAATGATTACGCCAAAATGGGTGCTGACAAAGACGCAGCCTATTGCTATTCGGGATGTAATTCAATATTTGCTTGGTGTGCAAAATAGGGTTGATTGCTTTAACCAATCATTTGATATTGGTGGGCCAAATGTAATCACTTACAAACAAATGATGCAATTGTACGCCAAAACCCGTAATATCAAATTGGGGATAATAACAGTCCCGATTATGACCCCAAAATTGTCTTCCTATTGGTTGTATTTTGTTACTTCAACATCTTATAAACTGGCAATAAATTTAGTCGATAGTATGAAAGTAGAAGTAATTTGTAAAGACAATAGACTTCAAAAAATGCTTGATATCAAACCAATATCTTATATAGATGCGATTAAATTGGCATTTGAAAAAATAGAACAAAACTTAGTGATTTCAAGTTGGAAAGACAGTTTGGTCAGTAGCCGTTTTAAAAAAAGTTTATCTCATTATATCCAGGTTCCAAATTTTGGTTGTTTGAAAGACAGTAAATCAATAAAGATTACCAATCCGGATCAAGTTTTACAAAACATTTGGTCAATTGGTGGTGATAAAGGTTGGTATTATGGCGATTGGATGTGGCAATTGCGTGGCTCCATAGACAAATTACTTGGTGGAGTTGGCTTGCGTAGAGGAAGAACCAGTACATCCGATTTGTATAACGGAGATTCTTTAGATTTTTGGAGGGTTTTGTTGGCTGATAAAGAAAACAAACGGCTACTGCTTTTTGCTGAAATGAAAGTTCCCGGTGAAGCTTGGTTGGAATTTCGTATCGATGAAAATAATGTTTTGCATCAAATTGCTACGTTTCGACCAAGAGGCATTTTTGGCCGATTATATTGGTATAGTATGCTGCCTTTTCATTTTTTCATTTTTAACGGAATGATAAAAAAAATTGCTGCCTCAAACTAG
- a CDS encoding proline dehydrogenase family protein gives MEKIFNNTQVAFALKTDTELERAYFLFKMIDNEPLVRIGTAVTNFALKAHLPVESLIRATVFDHFCGGTTEEDCLSVVDKMFTKGVSSVLDYSVEGKEEEEQFDAALQMTLKTVEFAKERKAIPFAVFKPTGLGRFDLYTKIGEKQPLSAEEKREWDRVVARFDLICKTAHEKDVALLIDGEESWMQDAADDLVTEMMKKYNKKKAIVFNTLQLYRWDRLDYLKKLHEQAKAEGFFIGMKIVRGAYMEKENTRAEEMGYPTPICESKEATDINYDVTMEYMMDNLDLMSIFAGTHNESSSYKLIEMMQTKGISKNDERIWFGQLYGMSDNISYNLAEYGYNVAKYLPFGPVRDVMPYLIRRAEENTSVAGQTSRELNMLKTERQRRKHSK, from the coding sequence ATGGAAAAGATTTTCAACAACACTCAGGTTGCCTTTGCACTTAAAACGGATACCGAATTAGAAAGAGCTTATTTTTTATTCAAAATGATTGATAATGAGCCTTTAGTGCGAATTGGAACTGCGGTTACTAATTTTGCTTTAAAGGCGCACTTGCCGGTTGAAAGTCTGATTAGAGCTACTGTTTTTGATCATTTTTGTGGTGGAACTACTGAGGAAGATTGTCTTTCGGTGGTTGATAAGATGTTTACCAAAGGTGTTTCTTCTGTTTTGGATTATTCCGTTGAAGGAAAAGAAGAAGAAGAACAATTTGATGCTGCTTTGCAAATGACATTGAAAACAGTTGAATTTGCTAAAGAAAGAAAAGCGATTCCGTTTGCGGTATTCAAACCAACAGGTTTAGGGCGATTTGATTTATATACCAAAATAGGAGAGAAGCAGCCACTATCGGCTGAAGAAAAAAGGGAATGGGACAGGGTTGTGGCTCGTTTTGATTTGATATGTAAAACGGCTCATGAAAAAGATGTAGCACTATTAATTGACGGTGAAGAAAGCTGGATGCAGGATGCTGCCGATGATTTGGTTACCGAAATGATGAAAAAGTATAACAAAAAGAAAGCGATTGTTTTTAATACGCTACAGTTGTATCGCTGGGACCGACTGGATTATTTAAAGAAATTGCATGAACAAGCCAAAGCAGAAGGGTTTTTTATTGGAATGAAAATCGTTCGTGGCGCGTATATGGAAAAAGAGAATACCCGCGCTGAAGAAATGGGTTATCCGACACCAATTTGCGAAAGCAAAGAAGCCACTGATATCAACTATGATGTAACGATGGAATATATGATGGATAATTTAGATTTGATGTCCATTTTTGCCGGAACACACAATGAATCAAGTTCTTATAAATTGATTGAAATGATGCAGACCAAGGGAATTTCTAAAAATGACGAGCGAATTTGGTTTGGACAATTGTATGGTATGAGCGACAATATCAGTTATAATTTGGCAGAATATGGCTATAATGTTGCTAAGTATTTGCCTTTTGGGCCGGTTAGAGATGTTATGCCTTATTTGATTAGAAGAGCAGAAGAAAATACTTCAGTTGCTGGTCAGACAAGTAGGGAATTAAATATGTTAAAGACTGAAAGACAACGAAGAAAGCATAGTAAATAG